The Geminocystis sp. NIES-3708 genomic sequence TTATTAAAAAGTCCTGTTTTACAATTTATTTCAACTTTAACGACAGGATCGCCTCGTTTAGCTTATTTATTAGCAGAAAAAATACCCATTGAACAATTACCTGTAGTTATTGGAAAACTGCAATTAGCCTATGATTTATTCTCTTTATTAAGCACTAATCAGGAAGATAAAATGCAATTTGATTTACTATCTTTATGGACTTTATTAATAGAAATTAATGGCAATCCTGAACAAGATGCTTATGCTTTTGGTCATGCTTTAGTAGAATATTGGACAAAAAATCTTACTTTTAATCAATTAGAAGAAAGATATAAATTTTATTTGAAAAACTGTTAAAATAAATGATAAATATTTTAAAAAATTTATTTAATTTAAAAGAAACTATTTCATGACTATTATAATTCGTAATCTTAAACCTGATGATTATGAACCGATTATTATGGTGGTAAATAAATGGTGGAATGGACGACAGATGAGTCAGATGTTACCTAAACTTTTTTTTACTCACTTTAATAAAACCAGTTTTATTCTTGAAAAAGAGAAAAAAATAATTGGATTTTTAATCGGTTTTTTATCCCAAACTAATTTAGAAGAAGCATATGTTCATTTTATTGGTATTGATCCAAGTTTTAGAGGACAAGGTTTAGGAAATTTACTTTATCAAAACTTTTTTCAAATAGTTAAAAAATTCCATTGTAAACAAGTTAAATGTGTCACATCTCCAGTTAATTATAATTCAATTGCGTTTCATTTACATTTAGGCTTTCAAATAGAGACAGGAAATGCAATAAAAGATGATATTTCTTATTTTCTTAACTATGATGGACATGAAGAACATCGAGTATTATTTATTAAATATATTTAGTTTTATTAACATTTTCAGTCAGTAAAAAATGTCAAATCAACCGAATATTCCTTCAGATTTTCTGCGTACAATTCCTGATAATCTACCTATTCCCATAAATGATAACGCTTGTTGTCACTTAACAGGTTTATTATTACCTAACATAAACCTAAATTCCACATCTGGAAACACAGTCAATCTTTCTCAAATTAGTGGTTTAGTAGTCATTTATTGTTATCCGATGACAGGTAAACCGAATCAAACTCTTCCCGAAGGATGGATTTTAATTCCGGGGGCGGCTGGTTGTACACCTCAATCATGTTCCTTTCGAGATCATTATCAAGAATTGATAGACTTAAATGTAACTGTCTTTGGAATTAGCACTCAATCTACAAATGATCAATCAGAAGCAGTTAATCGTCTTCATCTCCCTTTTGAACTTTTAAGCGATATTTCTTTGATTTTTGCGAATATACTTAAACTACCGATGTTTGAAGTAGAAGGAAGACAACTTCTCAAGCGTGTAACCCTAATTGCTAAAGAGGGTAAAATCCTCAAGTATTTTTATCCTGTCTTTCCCCCAGACAAAAATATAGACGATGTTATACTTTGGCTGAGAGAAGAAAAACTTGAATAAGATTTTATAAAATCAAAAAAAAAGCTATGGCACATTAAAATGAAGACTGATAATCAAGGGGTTTTGCCGATTATTGAGATACTCCTGTTCTCGATTTGACTTCTGCTTTTTTTTAATATTTCTTTACAAAAAAAACAAAAATTGTAAAAAATTCGTGAAAAACTATAATTTTTAATCATTTCAGCGTTTTATCATGTAATATCAGATCTAGTGTTAAAAACAGTAAAACACTGAGTTGATGGTAATTTCAGCTAATTAATCTCATTAACTCTATTTCATGACCATAACGTTAAATCAATTGGAGATTCATTTATGAACAAAGGCGAATTAGTAGATGCAGTAGCGGCTAAGGCAGATGTTACTAAAAAACAAGCTGACACCGTTATCAGTGCCGTAGTAGAGTCTATTATGGAAGCGGTTTCTTCTGGTGATAAAGTAACCTTAGTCGGTTTTGGTTCTTTTGAAAGTCGTGACAGAAAAGCCCGTGAAGGACGTAACCCCAAAACTGGTGAAAAAATGGAAATTCCAGCCACAAAAGTTCCTGCTTTTTCTGCTGGTAAACTTTTTAAAGAAAGAGTTGCACCTCCTAAGTCTTAATTTTTTTTAAGGGAAGAGGGATAGAGAATTTGAAAACAATGTATCGTTTATAATATATATAGTTTTCGATTTACTCTTACCCTTACCCTTTATTTAGTTTATTGTTTAGACCAACTCACGGAGGAAATTTAGATTGGGCTATTAGTCTTGTTAATTGCCCTCCTTCCGCTATTATCGATTTTTCTGCTAGTATTAATCCTTTAGGACCTCCTGATAGTGCGATCGCAGCTATTCATGAAGGTGTTTCCCTATTACAAAATTATCCTAACCCCGACTATCCGCAGTTTTGTGAAGCCATCAGTAATCATCATCACATCGAAATCGATTGGGTTTTACCGAGTAATGGGGCGGCGGAATTGTTAACTTGGGTGGGATGGGAAGCTCATCACTTAGATGGAGTTTTGCTTCCTTCTCCTTGTTTTGCTGATTATAAAAGAGCGTTAGCAACCTTTAATCTTCCTTATCAATTTTATAATTTAGAAGATTTAGAAACAGGATTAAATCACCACAAAAATTTTGCCTTATTAATCAACAATCCCCATAATCCGACGGGCAAACTTTGGAGTAAAAATACTCTCAAGCCTTATTTACAAGAATTTCCTTTAGTGATCGTGGATGAAGCCTTTATGGACTTTTTATCACCACAAAAGCAAGAAACTTTAATAGACTTAGTTAAAGATTATGATAATTTAATAATTTTACGATCGCTGACTAAATTTTACAGTCTGCCAGGCTTAAGAATCGGTTATGGCATTAGTAACTTTGAGAGAATAAAAAAATGGCAAAAATGGCGAGATCCTTGGAGTGTAAACTCTCTAGCAGTTCTAGCTGGAATAGCTTCTTTAAAAGATACTAATTTTCAGGAAAAAACATGGCAGTGGTTACAACCTACCAAAACAAAATTAATGCAAGAGTTAGACATGATTGAAGGATTAAAACCCTTTGATAGTAGTGCTAACTTTATTTTAGTTAAAACAAAGATACCCAGCACAACATTACAATTAAAACTACTTACACAAGAACAAATTTTGATCCGTGACTGTGTTAGTTTTCCCGATTTAGGGGAAAAATATTTTCGGATTGCCGTCAAAAAAGACGAACAAAATCGGCGGTTAATCTGTGGATTAAAGAAAATTTATGGCAATATTTAATTAAATGAATTAGAAACAAAAACTACCAATTCGGTATTAATTATTCATTATTCATTATTAACTGTTAATTATTTAATCATTATCCCAATTTTCACAGGCAATTAAGTCACCGATTTGATCTCTGAGAAGATAATCTGACTGCTCTAATTCACACTCCACACAAACCCACTCTCTGGCAGGAATATATTGACAAAGAATGTATATTGGTTGATGACGACTAACTGTTCCTGCTTCAACTAAATGACGTGCTTCGTCTTTAATCATCTCGATGGAGTAATCCGTTGCAGTTTTTTCTAAAGTTTTCATCTGCTTTTCCCCATAAACTTGAATTGGTTAATCTTTAATATAGTCTAACAAATCAAGATCGTAAAGACCTACTTAATGTATATTTTGTTACCATTTATGGAGATATTCTCAGTAACAAGTGTTTAATAGCAAAGGTTTCTGTTAATTTTGTTACAAAAAATCACCTTTATCAATGTCATAATTTGTTGATAAACCAAAAAGTACTTGACAGGATAAACTTTGAGCTTCAGACATTTGACCATAATTAAATACCCAAGGAATTTCGGATTTAAGGTATTTTCTAAACCACTCTAAAATATATGGGCTACCATAAATAATGATACCTTTAAGGCGATCGCTTTCTAATAGTTTTTGATAAAATATTTTTGTTGATTCTGTTAAACCACCATTACCTAAGAAAGGATTTCCACGAATAAAAGCCTGTAACAATATTGGTTGCTCTTGATATTGTGCTAGATGTAAATTACGATGATCAAAAAGTTGAGTTTTATAGCCATAACTTTCAGGAATTGTCACCGCAGGAGTTTGGCGATCAAGAAAATCACAATTTAACAAATCATGTACCACTACTAAATTTATTCCTCTATTGGTCAATTTTAGAGGTATATTTCCACCTTGACTCATGCTTTGCCTTAAAACTTCATTTACGATAGTTGTCGATTCAGAGGTCGAAATAACATTCATCGAAAGGGAAACTGGATTTTCAAATAATTTATTCTTAGCTTGAGAAATTCTTGCTAAACTCTCCTCAATTCTTGCCTCCGATAGAATACCGTTATGAATAGCTTTTTCGATAGAATTAACCGCAATTTCGGGATTTTCAGGCATTAAGAGAATATCTGCCCCCGCTTGAATAGCTTTAACGGCAATTTCTTCAGCAGAAGCGTATTTTGCTACACCACCCATAATCAAAGCATCTGTCACAATTAATCCTTGAAACTTCATCTGCGATCGCAACAATTTCGTTAAGATGGAATAAGATAAGGTAGCAGGATTATGAGAATCTAAAGCCTCAACTAATAAATGAGCAGTCATAATACTATCAACGCCTTTATTAATAGCCTGTTGAAAAGGTAATAATTCGATATTTTGCAAACGCTGTAAATGGTGACTAATTTTGGGTAAGTCTAAATGGGAATCAGTAGAAGTGTCGCCATGTCCTGGAAAATGTTTCGCAGTGCTTAATATAGGATAAGATTGGCAACCGTCAATAAATTCCTCGGCTAAATCTGCTACTAATTGAGGATTATCCCCGAAAGCACGTACATTAATCACAGGATTATCAGGATTATTATTAACATCAGTTATGGGTGCTAAAATCCAGTTAATCCCGATAGCTAAAGCTTCTTTAGCAGTGATATTACCCATTGCTTGAGCGTATTTTTTAGCTAATGAGAGGTTATCTTCCGCAATTTTTGATAATGCCATAGGCGGTGGAAACCATGATGCACCCGTAAATCTTTGCCCGACACCTTCTTCAATATCGGCGGCAATGAAAAGAGGAGTTTTTGCCCAAGATTGTAACTGTTTAGTACGATAAGCAATTTCTGCACAACTACCTCCTAGGAGAATAATGCCACCGAGATTTAATTCTTCTAACCATTTTTTTAGTTGAGATTGGGTGGCTTCCCATGCAGGATAGCGAATTTGATGATCAAAGATGTAACCTGTTGTGCGCACAACAATTAATTGTCCAATTTTTTCCCTTAATGATAATGTTTTTGTTGATTTTTCTGTATTCATCATTTAATGTGTAATAAATTCGATAACTTCACTGATATTAGTTAAATTTGAGTTTGAGGGAATATTAGGATTAAGATAATTTAATTCTTGTGCTACTCTTTGAACTATGCGATCAACTGCTGAATGATGTCTATATTCGCAAACTTGTTTTGCCACATCAATAATGGCTTGGGCATATAATTGAGGATTATGATCATTTTTCAATATTTGTTTTCCTTTTATTCCCATTTGTTGATATTTACGAGGATTATCGAGAAAGTTTTGTAAATGTTGATGAATATCTTCAATTTCCGAGTCATATCTAATAAAAGCAACAGCTTCAGGGTTTAAATCTCCATACCAATCAATTTTAGTAACGAGGGAAGGTAAGCTATGATTCCAAATACGTAATTGACTACCAGAAGCTTCTCCCATGGTGGGGTAACGCAAATTAATGGCTAAATCGGCATGGGATAAGGCAGAATCTAATTCATTATCAGTTACAAAACCATGAATTTTGACAATACTTTCTAATCCTAATTCTTCTACTTGATTTCTAATATAATTTTCATCCCATAATTGTCCATAAATATTTAGCTGAAAATTATCTCTATGTTTAAATTGGGCTAAACTTTTGAAAATGACATCTAAACGGCGATTTCTGCCAATAAAACCGAAAATGATTAATTGATAAGGAATTTTTGTTTTTTTTTCTTCAATATTTCCTCTCAAATCATCATTAATATAGGGTAAGGGATTATATGCTGTTAACCATTGATTTTGTTGAGATAAAGAAATATAAGTCTCTCGATTGTGGGTAATGACTGCTAAAGCATTTTTTAAAGCTAAAGATGTTAAAGGATAATTTTCGGCAATAAATTCCATGGAATAATATTCATTAAGAAATAATCGAGCGACTTTACCACCTTTTTCTCCATAAATCCTTCTCATTTGTTCAATATATTCATTTTTATCAGCAGATAACATATAAAAAAAATCTTGTAGCTTATAGTCATGTAAAACAACTAACCCCGGCGATTGTTGACTAATTTTCCAGATGTCACCGTGAAAAGTTGCATTATTACCAAGATGATAGATATTAATATCTCCTTGATTCAACTCAAACCAAGGCATTTTATCTAATTGATAATATTTAACTGTGGTATATTTTTCTAATTCTTGATTCCACTCTTTTTGATTTGTCCATAGAGTTATATCTATTTTCTGCTGTAAATAATAGATAATTCTCTGGGTATAGTTAGCAATATCTGTTTTAGCTGGTGGTAGAGGAGAAAACCAATTTATTTTCATATAGTTGTCAATTTTTCGATAACATTTGACCAAGTTATATTCATCCCTTCATAGTGTTTTCTGGCATTTTTTCCCATCACCACTGATTGATTACGATTATCCCATAATTGATCCATTGCTTCAGCTAAGGCTTCTGGTGTAGAATCAGTGATAATTCCAGTTTCTTGGTGGGTTATAAATTCTAAAGGTCCTCCAGAGTCACTACAACTAATTACAGGTTTTGAAGATAACATTCCTTCTAAAGTTACATAACCATAATCTTCATCCAAGGGGGGATAAATTACCCCTAAACACTCAGCATAATATTTAAGTTTTTCTTTTTCAGAAATTCTATTTAAAAAAAGCGTACGATGAGATATTCCTAGTTTTTCTGATATTTCTTTTAATTGTTGATCATATTTTCCGTCATCAGCACTACCAGCAAAAATCACTTTGACTTCGTGATGAGTTTTTGCCATAGCATTTAAAACTAATTCTTGTCTTTTTATTTTCGTTAAACGGCTGGGAAAAAAGAAATAACTTTGAGAATGATGAGAATAAAATTCTTCTGCATTTTTGGGAGGGTGATAAAGGGGAGTAGAGTCAAAATTGTTAAATTTCTTCAATCTTTTCGCTACATTTTGAGAATTAGCATATATTTTACGACACTCGGCCAAAGCATTATTATCCGCATTAATAATCGTATCTCGAATTTGTTGCCCATCAGCATTTTGAGCTAAACCACATATTTGATTATTCCATAAGTCATAAGCATCTCGATGTTGATGTAATAACCAAAGTATTTTATTCGGATGAGGAGTTAAATAAGCTGGAAATTTAAGAGGAATAATTAGATCTATTGTTCTATCACTAGATTCTGTAATATCTAAAAGCCGAAACATTAACATACTATCCAAAATTCTTTGATTAGGATAAGTTTTAAAAGGAATAGTTACCAACTCCGCCTCATAACCGAATTCTTTTAGCATATTCACTAATGAATCTGCATGAATTTCAGCCCCTCCCATGACAAAAGGTGCATTTACTGATACAACTATAATTTTCATAGATAAAAATAATGATTAAATCTATCGGCTAATTAGCTTCTACATAAAACATTATCAGGATTTGGTATTGGTTAAATAGACATGAGTGCAAAATAAAAATAAAAATCTATTTTAGGTGGGAAATTATCAATTTTAATAACTATTGCCCATTCTCCATTACCTGACTTCTGCAAGAAGTCCAATAATTAGAGTATCTGATTTACTTTGCCTTTATCAAAATAATTTTTATTTTCTTCTGATGTCAACAATTTTTCTATTTTTCTTCTAAATAATTAATTTTTTCTATTAAATACTCATATTTATCTTTTAAATCTGAATCGATAAATTTTAAACTAATTAAATCTTCTTCAGTATTTTTATTAATAATTTTTATTTGTTGCACTAGCATTTGATTAATTTTAACCGATTCTTCTAAAGCCTGTAAAACATTAAAATTTACTTCTCTTTGATCTTTAAATAAAAAATTTAAAATCTTGAAAAAGATAAAAGTAAAAGGTTTTAGTAAAAAAATAAATGGCTTTTTTGTCCATGAGTTAGGTAAGTTATTCCGTCTCGCAGATCTAGATTTTGCTGTATTAATAAAACCTTGAAAATATTTAATTTGTTCTTCAATATTATGCCACAATAATTGTTCTTCAGAATCTAATTTTTTTTGTTTCTCTATACAATTTATTTCAGCTTTAATTTTGTTTTTAATAATTTTGATACCAATATTAGGGATATTAATTTCTAGCATAACCATCTATTTATAACAATTAATTTTATTTTACTCTATGTGACTATTAACTATAGCAATCTTACTATGTGAGTTATCAGATTTTTATAAATGTTAGCTATCAGTAGTAACCTTTGGCAGTATCGTAAAGTTTACACATTTATTTTTTTATATATCTCTTTTCTTTCTTCTCCTTTCTTTTCTTTCTTATCCTTATAGATAATAATATTATTTTCTCCAAAGCATAGTATGATATTCTATTGTTTTGTCCCCATAAAATAAAATTAGCTTTAATCTACTAGAAACTTTAAGAAATAATGAGCAATAACTCTATTGTATCTTTAACAAAATCGAACCATCATAAAAAAAGAGCAATTATGAGTATTTGCTCTAACAATTATTTTCCTTATGTTAGAATATTATTTAATTCACTGCTAAAATATCATCCTGAATCTAAACTTTTTTTATGTTTAGCTGATAAACAAGATTCTCTCTTTCCTTTAGAAATAGAAAATATCACCATTATAGAAGCTGAAAAATTAAATATTCCTGATTTTTATGACTTTGCTTTTCGTTATGATATTATGGAATTTAATACTGCGGTAAAACCATTTATGATGCAGTTATTAATTGAAGAATATAATTTTGATCAAGTAGTTTATTTAGATCCTGACATTGAGCTATTTTCCCCGATGGAATCAGTATTTTTAGCCTTAGATAATGGTTCAAATTTTGTCATTACTCCTCACATTACTAAACCTTCAGAAGAAAACACTTATCCGGGGGATATTGGGGTAATGCAATCAGGAATTTATAATTTAGGATTTATTGCTGTAAATAATAGTCATCAAGTCATTAATTTTTTACATTGGTGGGGAAGAAAATTACGTTTTTATTGTGTAAATGAACAACATAATGGGATTTTTGTTGATCAAAAGTTTGTTGATTTGTTACCTGCATTTTATGATAATGTCAAAATTTTAAAAGATACTAATATTAATGTTGCTTATTGGAATTTATTACAAAGAAATTTAGAAAAAAAAGAGCAAAGTTGGTTCGTTGATGGACAACCTTTAGTATTCTTTCATTTTAGCGGTATAAATATTAATAATAATCAAAGATTATCAAAACATACTAATGCTTTTCATGGCAATTTATCTGAAGATTTACAAGAGTTAATTGATAATTATATCTCTAAACTTAAATATTATAGTTTTCAGAATAATATTATGCCTAAATATTGTTATGGTAATTTTACTAACGGTGTTTTTATTTCTACTATTATTAGGCAAATATATCGAAAATTAAAAAATGTTTGGTATGAAAATCCTTTCCTTTCTTTCTGTGATTACTTGAATCAATTTAATCGGAGTTTTAATAATAATTTATCAGATTTTCCCTTAACTAACTTGATGGTTTTTTTCTGGGAATCTCGCTTAGATTTGCAACAAAGTTTTAATATTTTTAATAATAATAAAGATAGAAAAAGATATACTTTTTGGTTTTTAGAAACAGCAGAAGAAAATCAATTTGAATATTATTTTTTACAACCAATTTTAGATAAGATTTCTGGTAAACTTAGTCATTATAAATCTCTTTCTTTTTCACAAAAAAAATCCCAGTTTCCCATCAATGTTATTGGTTATTTAAAAACTGAAACTGGTGTGGGACAAGCTGGTAGAATGGTTATTAATAGTTTACAGTCTGTCAATATCAACGTTAAAGGTTATCATATTGATAATAATTTTGTCCGTCAAAATGACTTTCAAGTACGTGATTTATTGGTGTCAAAAATTAATTCTCCTATACATATTTATAAAGTAAATGCCGATCAATTAGGAATAGTACAACAAGAAGTAAAAAATTATAGGAATAAACCTGATTTTACCATTAATATGCCAGCTTGGGAATTAAGTAAGTTTCCTCAAGAATGGGTAGCTAATTATGGTAATATTGATGAAGTTTGGGTAGAATCTAAATTTGTACAAGTTGCTTTACAAGCTAAACTTTCGCTTCCAGTTTTATTTATGCCACCAGCAGTAGTTATTGGAAATGTTAAAGCAGTAAATCGTGAATATTTCAACTTACCAAAAGATCGATTTTTATTTCATTTTAATTTTGATTTTGCCTCTTTTTCTAGTCGTAAAAATCCTGAAGCTGTTATCACTGCATATCGAAAGGCTTTTCGTCATCAAAAATCAGATATTTCTACTGGTTTAGTTATCAAAACTAGAGGTTATGATCCTGATAATAAAAACTATCAAAAATTGTTAGAAATAATTGAAGAAGAGGACGATATTATTGTTATCAATGAATATTTAAATCATAGTGAGGTTATGGCTTTAATGAATTGTTGTGACTGTTATGTATCCCTGCATTGTTCTGAGGGTTTTGGTTATACTTTAGCAGAAGCAATGTTATTAGGTAAACCAGTAATTGCTACTAATTATTCAGGTAACTGTGATTTTATCAATCAAGAAACAGGTTTCCCTGTAGATTATAAATTAGTTTCTTTAAAACCAGATGAATATCCTTTTGCACAAGGACAAAAATGGGCAAAACCTGACTTAAATCATGCTGCTTGGATTATGCAAAAAATAGTAGAAAATCATTCTGAAACTCAAAATATTGCTTTAGCTGGACAAAATAAAATAGCCGTTGATTATTCTCCTATAAATGCCGGTAAAAGATATATAAAACGTTTACAAAAATTAGGTTTAATTTAAGTAAAAATTATCGTTAGTTTATTATTCAAATTCAGAAAATATTATGTTTATCTCTTACGCACAAAATTTTGAAGATGTTTTATTAAATCGTATTTTTAAAGATCAAAAAAGAGGTTTTTATATTGATATTGGGGCTCATCATCCCATTTATGATTCTGTTACAAAGGCTTTTTATGAAAAAGGATGGACAGGTATTAATATTGAACCAGTGTCTAAATTTTTTCACTTACTTGAAAATGATCGCCCCAATGATATTAATCTTAATATAGCGATTAGTGATCAAAAAGGAGAATTAAATTTTCATGAATTATTAGATACTGGATTATCAACTTTTGATGGTGAAATGGCGGAAAAATTAGCACAAAAAGATGGTTTTTCTTTACATGAATATCCTGTTGCGATGAAGACATTGGCTGATATTTGTCGTCAATATGTAAATCAACCCATTGATTTTTTAAAAATAGATGTTGAAGGTTGGGAAGAAAAAGTAATTTTAGGTAATGATTGGCAAAATTTTCGTCCAAAAATAATTCTTTTAGAGGCAACTATTCCTAATTCTCCTATTAAAAAAGAAACTAATATTTCTGATTTTTTAGCTAGTCATAATTATCAATATATTTATTTTGATGGTTTAAATGATTTTTATTTAGCCAAAGAATTTTCCCATTGGTGTAACTTTTTTACTACTCCAGTTAATGTATTTGATAATTTTATTCGTTTTTCAGAGTATGACAAAAAACATCATATTAATAATTTAGAAAATAACATTAAAATTAAAGATGAAGAATTAGAAGATTTAACATTTAAAATAGGTAACTTAGAAAAAACTATCCATATTAATAAAAATGAGAAAGAAGATTTAAACTTTCAAATTAAACATTTAGAACAAATATTAGTTGAACAACAAAAATTCATAGAAAAACAAAATAGTGAAGTTTTAAATATACATCATATTATTGATAAATATCATCAAGATAAAATTAGTTTAGAAAATAATTTAAAATATTTACAAACACAATTAGAGGTAAATAAAGAAGTAATTAAAGCAATGGAAAGTAGTAAATTTTGGAAACTAAGAAAAAAATGGTTTAAAATAAAAGAAAAAATGGGTTTATCCACTGATTAATTCATCAAAAAAATCCTATTCTATAGAAGTAAGATAAATTAATTTTCCAAGTATTTTTTTGTTAATAATTTAAAATATTCAAAAACTATATTTCATCATTATAAAAAAAGATAGACTCGATCACAGTTTTTTATCAGTTGTAAATCTTGATTTAAGATCAGGAACTTTTTTTGGTGTAGATAGTCGATTTAAGTACAACTATTCTTAAATCAGCTTAGAATATATTATGGTATCATCTAGTTCTCTATCTTGGTCTAATTTTTCTATTCCATTTATACAGCAAAGAGTGAAAGTTGAACAATTATCTAACCCTGATTTAATTTTACGCTGTCAAGAAGGTCATCAACCTGATAGGGCTGCTTTTTCTGAATTATTACGCCGTCATCAAAGTTATGTAGATAAAATTTTGTATAATTTAGCACCTGATTGGCAAGATAGAGGTGATATATCTCAAGAAGTTTGGATTAGAGTCTATAAAAAAATCAACAGTTTACAAGATCCCAC encodes the following:
- a CDS encoding GNAT family N-acetyltransferase, which codes for MTIIIRNLKPDDYEPIIMVVNKWWNGRQMSQMLPKLFFTHFNKTSFILEKEKKIIGFLIGFLSQTNLEEAYVHFIGIDPSFRGQGLGNLLYQNFFQIVKKFHCKQVKCVTSPVNYNSIAFHLHLGFQIETGNAIKDDISYFLNYDGHEEHRVLFIKYI
- a CDS encoding peroxiredoxin codes for the protein MSNQPNIPSDFLRTIPDNLPIPINDNACCHLTGLLLPNINLNSTSGNTVNLSQISGLVVIYCYPMTGKPNQTLPEGWILIPGAAGCTPQSCSFRDHYQELIDLNVTVFGISTQSTNDQSEAVNRLHLPFELLSDISLIFANILKLPMFEVEGRQLLKRVTLIAKEGKILKYFYPVFPPDKNIDDVILWLREEKLE
- a CDS encoding HU family DNA-binding protein — protein: MNKGELVDAVAAKADVTKKQADTVISAVVESIMEAVSSGDKVTLVGFGSFESRDRKAREGRNPKTGEKMEIPATKVPAFSAGKLFKERVAPPKS
- the cobD gene encoding threonine-phosphate decarboxylase CobD — translated: MFRPTHGGNLDWAISLVNCPPSAIIDFSASINPLGPPDSAIAAIHEGVSLLQNYPNPDYPQFCEAISNHHHIEIDWVLPSNGAAELLTWVGWEAHHLDGVLLPSPCFADYKRALATFNLPYQFYNLEDLETGLNHHKNFALLINNPHNPTGKLWSKNTLKPYLQEFPLVIVDEAFMDFLSPQKQETLIDLVKDYDNLIILRSLTKFYSLPGLRIGYGISNFERIKKWQKWRDPWSVNSLAVLAGIASLKDTNFQEKTWQWLQPTKTKLMQELDMIEGLKPFDSSANFILVKTKIPSTTLQLKLLTQEQILIRDCVSFPDLGEKYFRIAVKKDEQNRRLICGLKKIYGNI
- a CDS encoding DUF4327 family protein produces the protein MKTLEKTATDYSIEMIKDEARHLVEAGTVSRHQPIYILCQYIPAREWVCVECELEQSDYLLRDQIGDLIACENWDND
- a CDS encoding glycoside hydrolase family 3 N-terminal domain-containing protein gives rise to the protein MMNTEKSTKTLSLREKIGQLIVVRTTGYIFDHQIRYPAWEATQSQLKKWLEELNLGGIILLGGSCAEIAYRTKQLQSWAKTPLFIAADIEEGVGQRFTGASWFPPPMALSKIAEDNLSLAKKYAQAMGNITAKEALAIGINWILAPITDVNNNPDNPVINVRAFGDNPQLVADLAEEFIDGCQSYPILSTAKHFPGHGDTSTDSHLDLPKISHHLQRLQNIELLPFQQAINKGVDSIMTAHLLVEALDSHNPATLSYSILTKLLRSQMKFQGLIVTDALIMGGVAKYASAEEIAVKAIQAGADILLMPENPEIAVNSIEKAIHNGILSEARIEESLARISQAKNKLFENPVSLSMNVISTSESTTIVNEVLRQSMSQGGNIPLKLTNRGINLVVVHDLLNCDFLDRQTPAVTIPESYGYKTQLFDHRNLHLAQYQEQPILLQAFIRGNPFLGNGGLTESTKIFYQKLLESDRLKGIIIYGSPYILEWFRKYLKSEIPWVFNYGQMSEAQSLSCQVLFGLSTNYDIDKGDFL
- a CDS encoding glycosyltransferase produces the protein MKINWFSPLPPAKTDIANYTQRIIYYLQQKIDITLWTNQKEWNQELEKYTTVKYYQLDKMPWFELNQGDINIYHLGNNATFHGDIWKISQQSPGLVVLHDYKLQDFFYMLSADKNEYIEQMRRIYGEKGGKVARLFLNEYYSMEFIAENYPLTSLALKNALAVITHNRETYISLSQQNQWLTAYNPLPYINDDLRGNIEEKKTKIPYQLIIFGFIGRNRRLDVIFKSLAQFKHRDNFQLNIYGQLWDENYIRNQVEELGLESIVKIHGFVTDNELDSALSHADLAINLRYPTMGEASGSQLRIWNHSLPSLVTKIDWYGDLNPEAVAFIRYDSEIEDIHQHLQNFLDNPRKYQQMGIKGKQILKNDHNPQLYAQAIIDVAKQVCEYRHHSAVDRIVQRVAQELNYLNPNIPSNSNLTNISEVIEFITH
- a CDS encoding glycosyltransferase family 4 protein — protein: MKIIVVSVNAPFVMGGAEIHADSLVNMLKEFGYEAELVTIPFKTYPNQRILDSMLMFRLLDITESSDRTIDLIIPLKFPAYLTPHPNKILWLLHQHRDAYDLWNNQICGLAQNADGQQIRDTIINADNNALAECRKIYANSQNVAKRLKKFNNFDSTPLYHPPKNAEEFYSHHSQSYFFFPSRLTKIKRQELVLNAMAKTHHEVKVIFAGSADDGKYDQQLKEISEKLGISHRTLFLNRISEKEKLKYYAECLGVIYPPLDEDYGYVTLEGMLSSKPVISCSDSGGPLEFITHQETGIITDSTPEALAEAMDQLWDNRNQSVVMGKNARKHYEGMNITWSNVIEKLTTI